In the genome of Thermoproteus tenax Kra 1, the window GGACCTGGCGTATCTATACAGCGCGCTCATTATGTAGAAGCTCGCCTTGTCCCTGGCAAACACCGTCCTAGGCTTAGACATACTGCCGAACATCCTCAAGCAGTAGGTCCCATGGGGGTCTCTGCTCCAGGGCACCCCGATGGAGTCCAGGAACTTAACCTCGGCGGGGTCTCCAGAGACAGCCGGTGCGTACATCCCCCACATAGAGGCTACGGCAGAGTTTAGAGAACCCCTGAAAGAGTAAGACGGATCCTAGCTCAGTCTAAAACCAACGCTATGCCGGCGTTAGTAAGACGGCGGAGCCGCTGGGGTGCGGCAAGCCGGTTTGGCCAAAGCCCCAGTTTATCCGAAGCCGAGAGTTAAACTTATAGATGAGGTTCAACTCTGTTGTGGCTAGGCGCGGGACGTCGAGGGCTGTGCTCAAGGTCTATAAGAAGGGGATTGTGGCCCTGCCCAAGGCTCTGAGAGAGGAGGTGGGGATCGAAGAGGGCGAGGAGGTCGTGGCGGAGGTCGTCGGGGAGGCTATCGTGTTAAGGCCGCTCAAGCCCAGGGTAGTGGATGTAAGCCCCGAAGAGGTGGAAAACGCTGTCAAGGAGGAGAAGGAGGAGTGGGACAGAAGGCTAGATGCGCTTAGGAAAGAAGCTGGTACTTGACACAAGCGTACTAGTTGAGCACATCGTTGCCAGGTCCCCCTTACAAGGGCCTCGTCGAAAACACTTCCGGAGAGCCGCAAGGGGGGAGCTAGAGCTCAACGTAAACGCCGTCACCCTAGCCGAGACGCTGTATGTCGCGTCAAGGATCTACAGCACGGCTGGAGTGGAAGACCCCAACGGAGAGGCTAGAAACTTCGTGACGTGGGTCACGAGGAGAGCCGATGTGCTAGACATAGACATACACACGTCGACCCTAGCCGGAGAGCTCAAAAAAGAGGCTAAAGATAGCGCTCCCGGACTTATTGCAGTCCGGATATCTGTGTATGTTGGGGTGCACTTTGTTTAAACTTTTGCGGCGTGGCGGACGAGGGGGTTGGCCTTTTGTGGCTTTACTCGGCGGCGGCCGGCTACCGTCGGGCTGCTTCGGGTGTGTCTCATTGGGGCCTGGGATTGTGGAGGTTGGGCCGTCTGGACACCGCCGTGGCTGCTGTGTCGGTCTTGACGTGGGACATGTTGGGCTACGCCGTTTTGATCTCGACCACGTGGGGCGTCTTCAACATCGCCAGGAGTAGGGGGGCTGGGATGACGTCGTCGTCGGCTTCGTCTCTGCTGACGTATATGAACCTCTTGATTCTGCCGACGGCCCTCCATCCGCCTTTTCTTATTCTGCCGTATTTGACCTCGACGCCCCAGAGCTCTCCGTCTACCTCCGCCACTAGGTCGACCTCGCCGTTGAGCTTTAGGTAGTAGAGCTTGTAGAGGCGGGCCAGGTGGGCCGCCACGGCGGCCTCCGCCATCTTCGCCTCGTCCGGCGGGGCGGCGCCTACCCACTTGGAGAATGAGTGGTATATGAAGGGATCCAGGAGGTAGAACTTCCTCAGCTTTCTGGGCATGGGGAGGCCCGTGTTTGGATCCACGGCTTCGACGGTCTTCAGCAGGTGGAGCTTCTCCAGGAGGCCGACGTAGCTAACCGCCGTCTTGACGGTGCCGACGCCGTAGTCGCGCGAGATGGTGTGGAAGCTGAACTCCGAGGAGGCCCTCTCGATTATGGCCCGGACCGTCAGCTTGAAGAACGTCTCGCTTCTCCGTAGCTTGTAGATATCGCTGGAGATGCTGCCGACGAAGTCAAACGCCGTCTCCTGCGAAACGGCGCCTCTCGTGAAGAAGTCCCTGACTGCGTTGGGGAAGCCCCCGACGGCGAGGAAGTATCTAAACAGCTCGGAGAGCCTCGGCAGTAGGCCGAGGTATCTGTGGAAGTTGTCTACGACGAACCTCAAGTCGCCGGTGGGGATCTCCACCCCGAACAGCCTTACAAACATGGAGAAGGGGAGGGGGTGCATCACGAGGACTTTCCCAAGGCCCCTCCTCCCGGGGAAGGTCTCCGCCTCCCCCTTGGCGCTTATTGTCAGAGAGCCGGTGAGTATGAGCACGTCGTTTTCGAAATCCCCCCTGTCTATCCGGTATTTGACAGCCCTAAACCACTCCCGCGGGTAGGTCACCTCGTCCAGCACAATCACCGACGAGCTCACGCCGGCTCTACGCCTGAACTCGAGGTACCTAGACAAGACCCTGTCCAGCTCTCTATAGTCGGCCAGCTTGTCGCAGGCGAAGTAGAAGACCCCCCTGGGGTCGGTCCCCCCATCTAGAAGCCTTTTTATGAGCAGGATAAGCGCAGTCGACTTGCCCACCTGCCTCGGCCCAAACACGATGTTTAGAGAATAGGGCTTGAGAGAGACCGGCAGCTCTACGTCCCAACGCACGGGCGAGGACAGATACCTCCTGTAGTAGGCGTTCTCCCTGATCAACTCCGGCGAGATCCACCATGGGTTCTGCTCCTCTATCATGTGTACTCAGACTCCACAGAGACTTAAAAACATTGTAGACTGAAAGTAAACATAGCTGACAAGACATGCTCTGGCCCGGATGGGGAGACTCATCGATCTGCTGCGGTGAAAAGAGCTGTTCCGACGAAGGGGGCCGCCCGGCCCCACGGCCCGGCGCCGGGAGGTTGGATGCCGAGGAAGGGGCAAGCCGGGGGCGCGACGTCAGCGGTAGCCGCCTGGCGACAGGCAGAAAACGGTCTGGCGCCAAGCTTATAACTTCTACATACAGGGGCGTTGTGGGAGTTTTGCCTAAACCTTGGTTCGACTTGGCAGGGTACAGGAGGGTGAGGCTTGAGGAGGCTAGGGCTGAGGCTGAGCTGGCTAGAAAGTTCCTTGAGCAGGGCCTGTTGCGGAACGCCGCCGGTAAGGCGCTTCAAGCATGGAAGGCTCTGGTGGCGGCGCTTGCCGCAGAGAGGAGGGAGGAGCTGGCCAAGCTCTACCCTGGCAAGGTCAGGCTGAGGGGCAGGGGGGCTAGGGTCGACAGAGTAGACTGGATTATTGCAGTTATGCCTACGACGTACCTCAAGGAGGTGGCCATGGCGATAGGGGGGAGGGTAGACGCCTTGACGGACAAGGCGCTCTGGATACACCAGTGTCAGTACAACGGGCCCGACCCCGAGGGGGTGTTGAGCCCCTACAGGAGCGACGAGATGGCGAGGAGAGACGTCGAAACGCTGTTGCGCGGCATCGAGGAGATCCTCTCGTCGCTGGGCCTCTAGGGTAGGAAACGGCCAGCTCTCCAACAACTTTTGAAGGTCTTGATCTGTTGATTCCCCCGGCGCCCGATCTCTCCCGCTATATAGACAGAGAGCCCATATCTTTATGACCCCTCCCCGCCCTAAGGGGCGAGGCTTTCGGTTGTAAATGAGTGGTTGATGGTAGCCGGTGATGTAGAAGGTTCTGCCCTTCTCCACCCCCCGCAATCTCCACAGACATCCTCGTGCCGTTGCTGTACTCCAGGTCCAGCCACCCCATGGCGAAGTCCCTGGCCCCTGTGGCTACTAGATACCACCCATGTCCCCTATATATCAAGCTCCCGTTCCAGTACTCGATATACCTATGGTATAGTTCAGCATCGTGTTGTTGAAGACAAATTTACAAGTCCACGGCGGCGCCTCAACTACCGAGAAGCGTACTGAGACTGGCAGGAGGAATAGTATGAACACCATGAGGAAGACTATCACGAGATAGGGATTGTTACGGTTCAGATACCCATAGAGGTCAGGGATTGTTTTTTAAAAGAAGAGGACGTTATATGCCGTAGTTCTTTATCACCACTTTTCCCAGGGCGGCGGCCAACTTGGCTATCTGCTGGAGGTGGCTTGAGGGTGGGTTGCAGTATTGTCTACACCACTGGGAGTCTCTTGGGTCTGTGGTGGGTGGGCCGAGGAGCGGCTGTATCACCACCGTGACCTCGGTCTCCGCTAGGGCGTTGCCTACCTCCTCTATCCTTTTTGCATAGGTCTCTAGGGGGAGGTTCGCGACAGGGATTCTGAGCTCGATGGGGATTTTTCTGCCTGAGACGGCTTTTAAGGAGGTGAGGAAGTTCTGCCACAGCTGTTGCCAGTGTGGAACGCCGTACATCTGGTCCGGTATTTTTAGGTCTGTGGCTAGGTGGTCTACCTCGTCTATAACTTTTTCTAGGGCTTTGGTGAGGGTGGCATTGGTGTTGAGGCTTCTGGCTACGCCGGCTTCCCCAGCCCTTTTGAAGAGGTGTCTCAGCTCCTCCGCTTGTAGCAGGGGCTCTCCGCCAGTGACGTGTAGGTAGTCTATGTAGGGCTTGGCGCGGGCGAGCTCGTCCAGGAGCCTCTCCACGTCTAGCTCGCCGCAGTTCTGTCGCTCGGCTATCCTCCAGTTGTGGCAGAAGGGGCATCTTAGGTTGCACCCGCAGAGCCAGAGGGTGAAGGTCACTGCGCCGTTGACGTCGACTGTGGATATGCCCTTCCAGCCGGCGGCCAACATTAGTAATGCCTCCTGAGCCAGAACTCCCTCCTCCTGTACGGGTTCCAGTTCTTGAGAGGTCTGTAGTAGCCGATTATGCGGCTCCACACCTCCACGCCCTCGTAGCCGCAGGACGGGCACCTCTTGTAGAGCCCGGTGTAGGTCCTGCCGCAGCGGGGGCAGTGGGTCTGGGCTGGGGTGAAGCTCCAGTAGACCACCTCTGTCTCTGTTATCCTCCTGGCTAGCTTGGCCAAGGCCTCGGGGTCCGGCTCCTCTCCTAGGAATATGTGCATCATGACGCCGCCGGTGAACTCCCTCTGCACCTTGGCCTCCACCTCCACCCTCTCCCACAGCTCCATGGGGGCGTAGTAGGGGGCTACGGAGGTGCTGTATATGAGGTCTGGGAGGTACTGCGCCAGCTCTGGGTACTTTCTGGCGTCTTTAATCGCCAGCTTGGCGGCGGCGCTCTCCCCCGGCACCTCCTCCACGTTCCAGGGCGTTCCCTCCTCCGACATCCACTCCCTAGCTTTCTCTACGGCGAAGGACACCATCTTCTTCATTAGGTCGGCCGCGGCTGCCCAATCTCTGTGGGAGCCCTCTGTCCAAAGGTCGGGCTTGCCCATGTATATGGCGGCGGCCTCCGGGAGGCCTATTATGCCTATGGTGTTGAAATGCGACGTGGGGAACTCGGGCAGATACCTCCTGACGAAGCTGTACATCTCCGTCTTGAGGAGCTTGACGTACCTCTCCCTGAGCCGGTCTAAGCCCCTCTTGACAAGCTCCAGCCTCTCCCCGTAGAGCTCCCAGAACCTCCCGTCGTCTCCTCTGGCGTCGAGGGCTATGCGGGGGAGGTTGACGTCTATAACGCCGACCGACCCCGTGACATCGGGGAGGGCCCAGACGCCGCCGAACCTCTGCTTCTCCATGCGGCTCCAGAGGTCCTCATATGCTAGCTTCACATCTCTCTTGAGGGAGATGCGCGCACCTCTGGCGTACATGAGCTCGTTCCTGTCTATGTTTATCCTGCAACACATGGCGAAGGACCCGTCCGGGTCGACAACCCTTGTGTTAAGCCAGTAGAAGCTCCCCCTCTTGGCGGCGGTGGTGAAGACCGCCTCGAAGATCTCCGGGTCTTCCCAGAGCCAGGTGGCGGTGGTCATGAGCGTAGGTATGGGGAAGGTGAAGGGCTTCCCCTCGGCGTCTCCCTCCTTGAGAACCGAGGTTAGAGCTTTTAGGAAGAGCTTGGCCTCCTCCTCGTAGACGCCAAGCGGCTCGACCTCTTTTCCGTCGTACACAGCGCGGTCGCCGTCCAGCATCTTCCTCGGCGCATTCATCGTCACTGTGAAGTTGGTGAAGGGCGTCTGGAACCCCACCCTGCTTGGGTAGTTTAAGTTGTAGACGAGCCTCTGGACGCTCTGCTTCACCGCCTTAAAGTCCAGCCTGTCGTTTCTGATGAAGGGCCCGGCGTACCACTCAACGCTTGAGAAGGCCTGGGCCCCCGTGAAGTAGTGCTGCGCCGTGGAGAGGAAGTTGGCCACGTGGTCTACGAAGGTGTCGAGGTGCCGCGCCGGCCGCGAGGCGATTATCGGCGTGACCAACCCCTGCTTCAACAGCCTACTTATTGAGTGGCCAGAGCAGTAGGGCAGGTAGGCCGAGTAGGGGAGCTTGTGTACGTAGATAAGCCCCTCCTGGTGTGCCTCGGCAACCTCGGCGGGCAGATCCACGGGCATGTGCTCCTCCAGTAGGTAGGAGAAAAAGCCGGTTGGGCTCGGGTACCTATTCGCGTTTTCGTTCACCTCCAGGGAGTTCCAAGCCAGGTACTTCTGGATAACCTCCTGCATAAATAGGGGACAAACTTCCCTTATTTATTCCTTACGTTTAAAATAAGTTGGGGCGTTGGATCGAAATTTTCAGCCTACTCCGGCGGAGGCGAAAAGGGGATTAAGGACCCGTGACATACTGCAAACAACAAGCTTCGCCCTTTAGGGCGGGGAGGCGGAGCGTGGTCGGGCCCGTTGTACTGATACTGGTGTATCCAGAGCGCCTTGTCCATGACCCCCCGCCCTAAAGGGCGGGGTTTCTCCTCGCCCACGCCTTCATCGGTAGCCAGGCTACCCCCGGCGTGGGCTCATTGGGCATGGGGCCGGGCGGCACTCGGCCCTCCTCGGGCGCCTTCGGGGCAGAGCTCCTCATTTGGTGAGGCGTGTGTATACATTTGAGTCCTCTGCCTGCATCCGCAACGACCCCCTGCCCTAAGGCGAGGTTTATTGTTTGCATTCGGAAGGCTACGGCTCCAGTCGGCTTAGGTAGCTGAGTATCGCATCGACAAGCCTCCTTATATCGTCGGCCACCAACTCAATGCGCAGATATCTGCCGAATACTCGATCAGTCGAGCCCGTTGTACTGAAATTCATGGAGGTTAATAGCTACGTTTGTAAGGTCGTAGAGCTTTAGCCCGGCGGCGTCCTCTAGCGCCTTCGCCACGGCGAGCATATAGCCCGTGGGCATAAACGCCGCTATGAAGTCGGCGAGATGGACTCTGCGGCCGTCCCCGGTGGCCCTCACGCCGTGGGACTGCTCCGCCGGCCTCTCCCGGTGGTCCACCGCCAGCGCCGCCAGAAGCGCCCTCCACGCCTGGGTGGCCTTTCCAGCGGCGTTTCTGTAGAGTCCTTGCTCCAGAAACTTCAGAGCCAGCTCAGCCTCCTATCTGGCCTCGAGAAGGCGCCCCCTCTTGTAGCCCTCTGCGCTCTGCCAGAGTTTGGCCAGCTCAGCTGCATATCTATATTCTAGTCCCTCTAAAAGGCGTACCGACGACGTCCTAACTATGGGCAACAGATGCCGAGATGGGGCATATACGGCGATAGGGCTCTAACATCGCTCGGCCCTCCATTGGATATCTGCAGCCAGATTGCGTTAGACGGCCGCCTTGTCGGTCCCGCAGCTGCCGCAGAGCCGCCCCCGCCGCTTGCGCCTTGCGGCAATAGGGAGGGGCGAGCGCGCCGGTTCCCAAACTACGCCATAAATATGACCTTCTCCAACTTATATTTGCCGAGGCCTATGGCCCTCGAAATCCCGACGCCTGTCAGCTCGCCTAGCTTCAACAGCGATAGCCAGACTCCCACATCGCCGTAGATGGCCAGACGGGCTCTGCCGTAGAACACCGGCACTCTCCTCGCCTCGCCTATATTTAGCCACCCGGTCCTGATGCGCATGCCGACGAGCTCCAACGCCGTGGAGGCTCTGTCGGCCAACCCCTTTAAGTCTACGCCGTAGAGCGTATGGTAGGTCTTGGCCAGACTGTAGGCCAGCCTCTGGGGGGAGGGATAGAGGACGTCCCTCCCGTGGAACATAAAGGCGGTCGGATAGAAGACCAGGTCGGCGACGGCCATGCCGTGTCTCTCCTCCAGCCCTCCGTCGGCCGGCGCCATGTCCACCCCCGAGGCCTCGAGGGAGCAGCCGGCCTCCACCCTCGGCTCTGCGGCGAGGGAGTCCAGAAGGAGCCGGGCGTCGTGTTCAGAGAGCAGTGCCCGGAGCTCGAAGGTTGCGCCGGGCTCGAAGGCCCTCTGGGCTCCGTTCAGCCCCGAGAGGACGGGCGCGCCGCCGTAGTAGAGGGGATGGGCGTAGATCCTCCCCTTGGGCTCCGCCGATCTTCTAACGGCGGTGAGGAAGAAGTTGTACGCCAGCGATCAGACAGCCCGTTAGGAGACACGGTGACGTCC includes:
- a CDS encoding anaerobic ribonucleoside-triphosphate reductase activating protein encodes the protein MLAAGWKGISTVDVNGAVTFTLWLCGCNLRCPFCHNWRIAERQNCGELDVERLLDELARAKPYIDYLHVTGGEPLLQAEELRHLFKRAGEAGVARSLNTNATLTKALEKVIDEVDHLATDLKIPDQMYGVPHWQQLWQNFLTSLKAVSGRKIPIELRIPVANLPLETYAKRIEEVGNALAETEVTVVIQPLLGPPTTDPRDSQWCRQYCNPPSSHLQQIAKLAAALGKVVIKNYGI
- a CDS encoding anaerobic ribonucleoside triphosphate reductase encodes the protein MQEVIQKYLAWNSLEVNENANRYPSPTGFFSYLLEEHMPVDLPAEVAEAHQEGLIYVHKLPYSAYLPYCSGHSISRLLKQGLVTPIIASRPARHLDTFVDHVANFLSTAQHYFTGAQAFSSVEWYAGPFIRNDRLDFKAVKQSVQRLVYNLNYPSRVGFQTPFTNFTVTMNAPRKMLDGDRAVYDGKEVEPLGVYEEEAKLFLKALTSVLKEGDAEGKPFTFPIPTLMTTATWLWEDPEIFEAVFTTAAKRGSFYWLNTRVVDPDGSFAMCCRINIDRNELMYARGARISLKRDVKLAYEDLWSRMEKQRFGGVWALPDVTGSVGVIDVNLPRIALDARGDDGRFWELYGERLELVKRGLDRLRERYVKLLKTEMYSFVRRYLPEFPTSHFNTIGIIGLPEAAAIYMGKPDLWTEGSHRDWAAAADLMKKMVSFAVEKAREWMSEEGTPWNVEEVPGESAAAKLAIKDARKYPELAQYLPDLIYSTSVAPYYAPMELWERVEVEAKVQREFTGGVMMHIFLGEEPDPEALAKLARRITETEVVYWSFTPAQTHCPRCGRTYTGLYKRCPSCGYEGVEVWSRIIGYYRPLKNWNPYRRREFWLRRHY
- a CDS encoding ATP-binding protein, translated to MIEEQNPWWISPELIRENAYYRRYLSSPVRWDVELPVSLKPYSLNIVFGPRQVGKSTALILLIKRLLDGGTDPRGVFYFACDKLADYRELDRVLSRYLEFRRRAGVSSSVIVLDEVTYPREWFRAVKYRIDRGDFENDVLILTGSLTISAKGEAETFPGRRGLGKVLVMHPLPFSMFVRLFGVEIPTGDLRFVVDNFHRYLGLLPRLSELFRYFLAVGGFPNAVRDFFTRGAVSQETAFDFVGSISSDIYKLRRSETFFKLTVRAIIERASSEFSFHTISRDYGVGTVKTAVSYVGLLEKLHLLKTVEAVDPNTGLPMPRKLRKFYLLDPFIYHSFSKWVGAAPPDEAKMAEAAVAAHLARLYKLYYLKLNGEVDLVAEVDGELWGVEVKYGRIRKGGWRAVGRIKRFIYVSRDEADDDVIPAPLLLAMLKTPHVVEIKTA
- the cas6 gene encoding CRISPR system precrRNA processing endoribonuclease RAMP protein Cas6, whose amino-acid sequence is MAPADGGLEERHGMAVADLVFYPTAFMFHGRDVLYPSPQRLAYSLAKTYHTLYGVDLKGLADRASTALELVGMRIRTGWLNIGEARRVPVFYGRARLAIYGDVGVWLSLLKLGELTGVGISRAIGLGKYKLEKVIFMA
- a CDS encoding type II toxin-antitoxin system VapC family toxin, which translates into the protein MRLGKKLVLDTSVLVEHIVARSPLQGPRRKHFRRAARGELELNVNAVTLAETLYVASRIYSTAGVEDPNGEARNFVTWVTRRADVLDIDIHTSTLAGELKKEAKDSAPGLIAVRISVYVGVHFV
- a CDS encoding PaREP1 family protein, yielding MALKFLEQGLYRNAAGKATQAWRALLAALAVDHRERPAEQSHGVRATGDGRRVHLADFIAAFMPTGYMLAVAKALEDAAGLKLYDLTNVAINLHEFQYNGLD
- a CDS encoding AbrB/MazE/SpoVT family DNA-binding domain-containing protein; amino-acid sequence: MARRGTSRAVLKVYKKGIVALPKALREEVGIEEGEEVVAEVVGEAIVLRPLKPRVVDVSPEEVENAVKEEKEEWDRRLDALRKEAGT
- a CDS encoding PaREP1 family protein, giving the protein MGVLPKPWFDLAGYRRVRLEEARAEAELARKFLEQGLLRNAAGKALQAWKALVAALAAERREELAKLYPGKVRLRGRGARVDRVDWIIAVMPTTYLKEVAMAIGGRVDALTDKALWIHQCQYNGPDPEGVLSPYRSDEMARRDVETLLRGIEEILSSLGL